From the genome of Sandaracinaceae bacterium, one region includes:
- a CDS encoding sigma-54 dependent transcriptional regulator, translating to MSDDKKQILVADDELNLRRVLEAQLKRDGYDVIAVEDGQQALDALEEHHVDVIISDLRMPKVDGMTLLKQVVRELPDIPVIIITAHGTVDTAVEALKLGAFDYITKPFEQSELRNVVGKAARTRELTQREVAPEPSEPGRYRLIGQSPPMAEVYNIIEKVADTPSTVLLTGESGTGKELIARALHENSSRKDKPFIRVNCAAIPRDLIESELFGYEKGAFTGAVTSKPGRFELAHGGTLFLDEIGEIPVNMQVKLLRAIQEQEFERVGGIKTIEVDVRLVAATNRDLAQEIKQGRFREDLYYRLNVVQVRLPPLRERTSDIPLLIEHFVKRFREKLKKEVVGASDAAMHRLLSHPWPGNIRELENVIERCILFSEGGQIEVGDLPAEVRAEVAGSASVAPPKTEQPPGDRPTPGLKEAVREAASKVERELIVRALSQTGGNVTHTARLLKISRKSLQTKMKELGLREEG from the coding sequence TTGAGCGACGACAAGAAGCAGATCCTGGTCGCCGACGACGAGCTCAACCTCCGCCGTGTGCTCGAGGCGCAGCTGAAGCGCGACGGCTACGACGTCATCGCGGTCGAGGACGGCCAGCAGGCCCTCGACGCGCTCGAGGAGCACCACGTCGACGTGATCATCAGCGATCTCCGCATGCCAAAGGTGGACGGCATGACCCTCCTCAAGCAGGTGGTGCGCGAGCTGCCCGACATCCCGGTGATCATCATCACCGCGCACGGCACCGTCGACACGGCGGTCGAGGCGCTCAAGCTCGGCGCGTTCGACTACATCACCAAGCCGTTCGAGCAGAGCGAGCTGCGCAACGTGGTCGGCAAGGCGGCCAGGACGCGCGAGCTGACCCAGCGCGAGGTGGCGCCCGAGCCGAGCGAGCCGGGGCGCTACCGGTTGATCGGCCAGTCGCCGCCGATGGCCGAAGTCTACAACATCATCGAGAAGGTCGCGGACACGCCGAGCACGGTCCTGCTGACCGGCGAGAGCGGGACGGGCAAGGAGCTGATCGCGCGCGCGCTGCACGAGAACAGCAGCCGCAAGGACAAGCCCTTCATCCGGGTCAACTGCGCCGCGATCCCGCGCGATCTCATCGAGAGCGAGCTCTTCGGCTACGAGAAGGGCGCCTTCACCGGCGCGGTCACGAGCAAGCCGGGCCGCTTCGAGCTCGCCCACGGCGGCACGCTCTTCCTGGACGAGATCGGCGAGATCCCGGTCAACATGCAGGTCAAGCTCCTGCGCGCGATCCAGGAGCAGGAGTTCGAGCGGGTCGGCGGCATCAAGACCATCGAGGTCGACGTCCGGCTCGTCGCGGCGACCAACCGCGACCTCGCGCAGGAGATCAAGCAGGGGCGCTTCCGCGAGGACCTCTACTACCGGCTCAACGTCGTGCAGGTCCGCCTCCCGCCGCTGCGCGAGCGCACGAGCGACATCCCGCTCCTCATCGAGCACTTCGTGAAGCGCTTCCGCGAGAAGCTCAAGAAGGAAGTGGTCGGGGCCAGCGACGCGGCCATGCACCGGCTGCTCTCCCATCCGTGGCCGGGCAACATCCGCGAGCTCGAGAACGTCATCGAGCGTTGCATCCTGTTCTCGGAGGGTGGCCAGATCGAGGTCGGGGATCTGCCGGCCGAGGTGCGGGCCGAGGTGGCGGGCTCGGCGAGCGTCGCGCCGCCGAAGACCGAGCAGCCGCCCGGCGACCGCCCCACGCCCGGCCTCAAGGAGGCGGTGCGCGAGGCGGCGAGCAAGGTGGAGCGCGAGCTGATCGTGCGCGCCCTCAGCCAGACGGGCGGCAACGTGACGCACACCGCGCGGCTCTTGAAGATCTCCCGCAAGAGCCTGCAGACGAAGATGAAGGAGCTCGGCCTGCGCGAAGAGGGCTGA
- a CDS encoding FG-GAP repeat protein codes for MRRLAIVSLFALAAYGCIPTEFEDLRGEAQVVALTPAGDYPKAGFGEEVVAFGGTRAGTFGSRVAASAGPDSPFTSFPVFIGEELRLDGAILDGCDEDAPCSAGAGVTLLGLPRYGGRELCVGAIAPESGEIALRCEDDATLSSVVTGPGGQRFGFSAASLRAPHAFGVAVIGAPGASGGMGAVYRLPETGGPVELDLSGGAGAGAELGRAVAVRAIDADTVLVAATASAGGTKRVVVATVDTSGGAPVVSVRDCLDDTAQAWGESLAIGDLNGDGALDLAISSGPITSGSAGARLSAVRVYDGAAMPAAGTCDSSWPVAVELSCPSEQRGATCDDASVFGAAMDVGDLDGDGRGELVVGARGADVDGVGGAGAIWVFRGSAALTDLTDDVVVLRHPRPNTGDGLGWSLALAPSVPVPGVAPRFEVAAGAPGRDAAYVFLCSGLDGDDPATTSGERCQPR; via the coding sequence ATGCGCAGGCTGGCCATCGTGAGCCTCTTCGCCCTCGCGGCGTACGGCTGCATCCCGACCGAGTTCGAGGATCTGCGCGGCGAGGCGCAGGTCGTCGCGCTCACGCCCGCCGGCGACTACCCCAAGGCGGGCTTCGGCGAGGAGGTCGTCGCCTTCGGTGGGACCCGCGCCGGCACCTTCGGCTCGCGCGTGGCGGCGAGCGCGGGGCCGGACAGCCCGTTCACGAGCTTTCCGGTCTTCATCGGCGAGGAGCTCCGCCTGGACGGCGCCATCCTCGACGGCTGCGACGAGGACGCGCCGTGCAGCGCGGGCGCCGGGGTGACCCTGCTCGGGCTGCCGCGCTACGGGGGGCGCGAGCTCTGCGTGGGCGCGATCGCGCCCGAGTCCGGGGAGATCGCGCTGCGCTGCGAGGACGACGCGACGCTCTCCAGCGTCGTGACGGGGCCCGGCGGGCAGCGCTTCGGCTTCTCGGCCGCGTCGCTCCGCGCGCCCCACGCGTTCGGGGTGGCGGTGATCGGCGCGCCCGGAGCGAGCGGCGGCATGGGCGCGGTCTATCGGCTCCCGGAGACGGGCGGGCCGGTGGAGCTGGATCTCTCGGGCGGCGCGGGCGCGGGGGCCGAGCTCGGCCGGGCGGTCGCGGTCCGCGCGATCGACGCCGACACCGTCCTGGTCGCCGCGACCGCGTCGGCGGGCGGGACCAAGCGGGTGGTCGTCGCGACGGTCGACACGAGCGGCGGGGCGCCCGTGGTCAGCGTGCGCGACTGCCTCGACGACACCGCGCAGGCGTGGGGCGAGTCGCTCGCGATCGGGGATCTGAACGGCGACGGCGCGCTCGACCTGGCGATCTCGAGCGGGCCCATCACGAGCGGGTCTGCCGGCGCGCGCCTGAGTGCGGTCCGCGTGTACGACGGCGCGGCGATGCCCGCGGCCGGCACCTGCGACAGCTCGTGGCCGGTGGCGGTGGAGCTGAGCTGCCCGAGCGAGCAGCGCGGCGCCACGTGCGACGACGCGTCGGTCTTCGGCGCGGCGATGGACGTGGGCGATCTCGACGGCGACGGGCGCGGCGAGCTGGTCGTCGGCGCGCGCGGGGCGGACGTGGACGGCGTCGGCGGCGCGGGGGCCATCTGGGTCTTTCGCGGGTCGGCGGCCCTGACCGACCTGACCGACGACGTGGTCGTGCTGCGTCACCCGCGGCCGAACACCGGCGACGGCCTCGGCTGGTCGCTCGCGCTCGCGCCCTCGGTCCCCGTGCCCGGGGTGGCGCCGCGCTTCGAGGTCGCGGCCGGCGCGCCGGGGCGCGACGCGGCCTACGTGTTCCTCTGCTCCGGGCTCGACGGCGACGATCCTGCTACGACCTCGGGCGAGCGCTGTCAGCCCCGATGA
- a CDS encoding PEGA domain-containing protein, with the protein MRGLIVVFGALLLASPAWAQSDEAGSAIELARQHMERGQALYLQARFEEAAAEFDAAYDAQPFSAFLYNAGVALERAGQPARAASYFERYLSTDPSSADADAVRARIAELRAAAAASEAAAQAPPEGEGTPPEGEATAEGPAQPEGAQPEVAQPEAAQPEAAPPETAPPESLEDFKSLLSVRTNPAGATIRVMDGDREVASGPTPFAQTLDEGRYHVIVEHPDFQTVEQDVRIDPGKVYVVIVEMSQGQFLGYLRVQSNVAGAQVFLDDREQGPRGQTPFETPIPIGTHQIWVERPGYQMEQSEVEVGIGEDLTVRLDLTRVDFGRLRVVANIEGARVIVDDVQVGVVPFEGQVSAGPHRVRVESDGMKAFEQQVTIRNGQLTPMRVRLRPGVDRGSAWVTTVFTALFIGGGVTLALIGNDFMSGLRAEQDAGRLTSDDPRIDQGLFLYIGADVAFGLSVILGGLALYYFVHDPLPPSEGSVREARDWAFAPMVDPVNGGASLGFVGRF; encoded by the coding sequence ATGCGAGGCTTGATCGTGGTCTTCGGGGCGCTGCTCCTGGCGTCGCCTGCGTGGGCCCAGTCCGACGAAGCCGGCTCGGCCATCGAGCTGGCGCGCCAGCACATGGAGCGGGGCCAGGCCCTCTACCTGCAAGCGCGCTTCGAGGAGGCGGCGGCGGAGTTCGACGCCGCCTACGACGCGCAGCCCTTCAGCGCGTTCCTCTACAACGCGGGGGTCGCGCTCGAGCGGGCGGGCCAGCCGGCGCGCGCCGCGAGCTACTTCGAGCGCTACCTCTCGACCGATCCGAGCAGCGCGGACGCCGACGCGGTCCGGGCGCGGATCGCGGAGCTGCGCGCGGCGGCCGCGGCGAGCGAGGCGGCCGCGCAGGCCCCGCCCGAGGGAGAGGGCACGCCGCCCGAAGGCGAGGCGACGGCCGAGGGGCCTGCCCAGCCCGAAGGCGCCCAGCCGGAAGTCGCCCAGCCCGAGGCAGCCCAACCCGAGGCAGCCCCTCCCGAGACAGCCCCTCCCGAGTCGCTCGAGGACTTCAAGTCCCTGCTCTCCGTCCGGACCAACCCGGCCGGCGCGACCATCCGCGTGATGGACGGTGACCGCGAGGTGGCGAGCGGGCCCACGCCTTTCGCGCAGACGCTGGACGAGGGCCGCTACCACGTCATCGTCGAGCACCCCGACTTCCAGACCGTCGAGCAGGACGTGCGCATCGACCCGGGCAAGGTCTACGTGGTGATCGTGGAGATGAGCCAGGGGCAGTTCCTCGGCTACCTCCGGGTGCAGAGCAACGTGGCGGGCGCGCAGGTCTTCCTCGACGACCGCGAGCAGGGCCCGCGCGGCCAGACGCCCTTCGAGACGCCCATCCCCATCGGCACCCACCAGATCTGGGTCGAGCGGCCCGGCTACCAGATGGAGCAGAGCGAGGTCGAGGTCGGCATCGGCGAGGACCTCACGGTGCGCCTCGACCTGACGCGGGTCGACTTCGGGCGGCTGCGGGTGGTGGCCAACATCGAGGGCGCGCGCGTGATCGTCGACGACGTGCAGGTCGGCGTCGTGCCCTTCGAGGGGCAGGTCTCCGCGGGGCCGCACCGCGTGCGCGTGGAGTCGGACGGCATGAAGGCGTTCGAGCAGCAGGTGACGATCCGGAACGGGCAGCTGACGCCGATGCGCGTGCGGCTCCGGCCCGGGGTCGATCGCGGCAGCGCGTGGGTCACCACCGTCTTCACCGCGCTCTTCATCGGCGGCGGCGTGACGCTCGCCCTGATCGGGAACGACTTCATGAGCGGCCTGCGCGCGGAGCAAGACGCGGGGCGGCTGACGAGCGACGACCCGCGCATCGACCAGGGGCTCTTCCTCTACATCGGCGCCGACGTCGCCTTCGGGCTGAGCGTGATCCTCGGCGGGCTCGCGCTCTACTACTTCGTGCACGACCCCCTGCCTCCGAGCGAGGGCTCGGTGCGAGAGGCGCGGGACTGGGCCTTCGCCCCGATGGTCGACCCGGTCAACGGCGGCGCGAGCCTCGGCTTCGTGGGGAGGTTCTGA